One genomic segment of Musa acuminata AAA Group cultivar baxijiao chromosome BXJ3-3, Cavendish_Baxijiao_AAA, whole genome shotgun sequence includes these proteins:
- the LOC135632513 gene encoding extensin-like, whose amino-acid sequence MSTSKTNDAQEGWPFDLPQGKSNLAARTRAKVKRPNADQEPKYYLGRIAPEAPTSAQPTYTKHLGRSLPRPPSARPDRLPCSSTEWCPRPRPRVLPACAVTPPASCPLALSPAPSQDHTCAVTPPAVCSSVPIGSFAPKANPTQPPD is encoded by the coding sequence ATGTCAACCTCGAAAACCAACGACGCCCAGGAGGGGTGGCCCTTTGATCTTCCCCAGGGAAAAAGCAACCTGGCCGCCCGCACCCGCGCGAAGGTCAAACGGCCAAACGCTGATCAAGAACCAAAGTACTACCTCGGTCGTATTGCGCCCGAGGCCCCCACCTCGGCGCAGCCTACCTACACCAAGCACCTCGGCCGATCTCTGCCGAGACccccctcggcgcggcccgaccgcctgccGTGTTCCTCGACCGagtggtgcccgaggccgcgtcctcgcgtcctgcccgcctgcgcggtcaccccgcctgcgtcgtgccccttgGCCCTCAGCCCCGCGCCATCCcaggaccacacctgcgcggtcaccccgcccgcAGTGTGCTCCTCGGTCCCCATCGGTTCCTTTGCCCCCAAGGCCAATCCTACTCAGCCCCCCGACTAA